The Euzebya sp. genomic sequence AAGATCCAGGACGCCGTCGACTGGATGTTCATCCTGACCCTCGAGTGGTTCGGGCTCCCCGACGAGCTCAAGCGCCACACGGGCCAGAACACCTTCAAGCTCAAGGGCCAGACGAACGACGAGCTGCGCCAGACCTGGATGTCGGCGACCGTGCCGTTCTGCGAATCCCACGACATCGAGGTGCCGGCCCACCTGGACTCCGAGACCGGCACCTACGTCATCGACTGCGCCTTCCCGATGGCCTTCGACGCCGAGGCCAAGGAGTGGGACCACGCCGGCGGGCAGATCTCCTGGGACCAGGTGATGGAGCGGTGGCGCAACCGGGGTCCGGCGAACCAGCGCTTCGTCCGGCAGCTGCAGCGGGGCCACGCCCAGCTGGTGGGGGCCGGATCGTGAGCGCCCTCGCCCCGGCCGAGCCCGTCCCCTCCTCCGGCAGGACCGCGGTGACCGTCCGCGGCGAGTGGCGCTCGACGGTCGACCGCGACGCGGTGTGGGCGGCGCTGTGCACCGTCGAGGACCCCGAGCTGCCCGTGACGGTGACCGACCTCGGCCTCGTCCGGGTCCTCGCGGCCGAGGGCGGCGAGGTCACCGTCGGCATGACCTGGACATCGCTCGCCTGCCCCTGCACCGAGATGATGCGCGATGACATCCGGGATCGCGTCGGCGCGGTGCCCGGCGTCGAGTCGGTGGTCGTCGACGACCGCCTCGAGCCCTGGTCGCGCGACGACGTGACCCCCGAGGGGCGCGAGCTCCTGCGCGCCGTGGCGGTGATCTGAGTGTCAGCCGTCGAGCGACCCGCGGGCGAGGGCAGCGCAGCCCCCTACGAGGTCTTCAGCCGCCACAGCTCCGAGGACGTCCCCCACCACCTGGGGCAGGTCCGGGCCACGACCGACGACGACGCGGTCGTCTACGCCTGGACGCTGTACGACGAGCGCAAGTGGAAGGACCTCTTCATCGTCCCGCGGTCCGCCATGACCCAGCTGATCGAACCGGAGTAGGCGATGGCGACGTACCTGGTCTTCGCGCGACGCGACTACCCCGACCCCCTCGAGCTGGTCGACGAGGTGACCGCGGACCGCACCCCGACCCGCGACGAGGTCGGCGGCGACGAGGACTGGCTCGAGCTGGTCGTCGCGCCCGCCGACGCGGTCATCTGGATCCAGCGCGACGGCGAGGTCGTCGGCGACCACGACACCCTGGAGGCCGTCCTGTGAACGCGACCACCCAGCTGTCCCCGGACCTGTCCGCCGGGCTGGCCAACCTCCTCGGCGTCGTCGGGGACAACAAGTACTCCCTCGGCATGCACCTCTCGTCGTGGTCGGTGGGCACCCCCGGCCTCGAGAGCGCCGTCGCCTGCGCGGCGATCGCCCAGGCCCACCTCGGCCAGTCGCGCGCGGTGTTCCCGCTGGCCAACGACCTGGCGGGGGAGGGGGTGGAGCTCGGCCCGCCCGACGAGCGGGAGCGGCAGTACCGCATGTCGTGCCTCGACGAGCCGTTCGACACCTGGGGGCAGGCCGTCGCCACCCTCTACCTGGTCGACCCGGCCCTCGACATCGTCCTGCGGGCCCTCTCCGGGCTGAGCGACGAGCTCGCGCGTCGCGTCGCGAGGATCCTCGACGAGTCGCACTTCAACGCCGACTTCGCGCGCGGGCGCGTCGT encodes the following:
- a CDS encoding metal-sulfur cluster assembly factor, with the translated sequence MSALAPAEPVPSSGRTAVTVRGEWRSTVDRDAVWAALCTVEDPELPVTVTDLGLVRVLAAEGGEVTVGMTWTSLACPCTEMMRDDIRDRVGAVPGVESVVVDDRLEPWSRDDVTPEGRELLRAVAVI
- a CDS encoding Phenylacetic acid catabolic protein, which codes for MNATTQLSPDLSAGLANLLGVVGDNKYSLGMHLSSWSVGTPGLESAVACAAIAQAHLGQSRAVFPLANDLAGEGVELGPPDERERQYRMSCLDEPFDTWGQAVATLYLVDPALDIVLRALSGLSDELARRVARILDESHFNADFARGRVVELTTRWPAGRDQLQAHLPRIVTEVLCWFGPTGEPGVEALRDAGILTLDNDGMRSAWLDAVMPLLVEHGYDVGVTGEPGAWQMPDLPWDAWNGLQRRVEG